A genomic window from Levilactobacillus yonginensis includes:
- a CDS encoding type II toxin-antitoxin system HicB family antitoxin translates to MKYLYFALFTFNENGQVEVTFPDLEPNAATFGENIADALHMAADALQGYLLTAEDFNTPLPEPSDPLAIPHSEEQLLVPIEVDTKIAREREQNRSIKKTLSIPKYLNDLGIAANLNFSATLTEALKDKLQS, encoded by the coding sequence ATGAAGTACTTATATTTTGCACTTTTCACCTTTAATGAAAACGGCCAGGTCGAAGTTACCTTTCCAGACTTAGAGCCCAATGCTGCTACTTTTGGAGAGAATATTGCCGATGCCTTACACATGGCTGCTGATGCACTCCAGGGCTATTTACTAACCGCCGAGGACTTTAACACACCACTTCCTGAACCCTCTGATCCTTTGGCAATCCCTCATTCAGAAGAACAATTACTCGTCCCCATTGAGGTTGACACAAAAATTGCTCGCGAACGAGAACAGAATCGAAGTATCAAAAAAACACTTAGCATTCCCAAATATCTCAACGATTTAGGAATTGCCGCTAACCTTAATTTTTCTGCTACGCTAACTGAAGCATTGAAAGACAAACTGCAATCTTAA
- a CDS encoding type II toxin-antitoxin system HicA family toxin, with the protein MDSREVLKILKHHGWYQVRVTGDHCHFKNDDLPGIVTVPHPRKDIPKGTLNSIWKQAGLK; encoded by the coding sequence ATGGACTCTCGCGAAGTCTTAAAGATACTGAAGCATCACGGATGGTACCAAGTACGAGTAACTGGCGACCATTGTCATTTTAAAAATGATGATCTCCCCGGTATCGTGACCGTCCCTCACCCCAGAAAGGACATTCCAAAAGGTACCCTCAACAGTATCTGGAAGCAAGCTGGGCTCAAGTGA
- a CDS encoding DUF1819 family protein: MSQYSASIITHSFWFTEFSQYLELRDQGIDDADIRSMSIDDNYFQQQSTARALDMVRVVKQRVDTLDVDYFDLFPSLDLENQKIVNLLASLHLNRLFDEFMYEVYRNELLLGDAKLHSYEIEAFFSQKQVENEKIASWKEETIRRMAGTFKTFLREADLLENQGDYDLVKRPLLDVRLEMLLHTKGEDRQLAALVGR, from the coding sequence ATGTCCCAATATAGTGCGTCAATAATTACACATTCATTTTGGTTTACGGAGTTTTCACAATATTTAGAATTACGGGATCAAGGCATCGATGATGCAGATATTCGATCGATGAGTATTGACGATAACTATTTTCAACAACAGTCAACAGCACGGGCTTTAGATATGGTGCGCGTAGTTAAGCAGCGAGTAGATACTCTTGATGTAGATTATTTTGACTTATTTCCATCATTAGATTTGGAAAATCAAAAAATTGTTAACTTGTTAGCTAGTTTGCATTTAAACCGATTATTTGATGAGTTTATGTATGAGGTTTATCGGAATGAACTATTACTGGGAGATGCTAAGCTTCATAGTTATGAAATTGAAGCTTTTTTTAGTCAAAAACAAGTTGAAAATGAAAAAATTGCTAGTTGGAAAGAGGAAACAATTCGACGAATGGCGGGGACGTTTAAGACTTTCTTGCGAGAAGCGGATCTGTTAGAGAATCAGGGAGACTACGATTTAGTTAAACGGCCTCTCTTGGATGTACGTTTAGAAATGTTGTTACATACAAAAGGTGAAGATCGACAGTTAGCTGCATTGGTAGGGAGATAG
- a CDS encoding DUF1788 domain-containing protein, which translates to MTDTVLKLKHLREKVADPDFQQSRGLSNEVSYYILAFSPQDQPLVTEEIGSMRQQLNRETVGIDIVEFNLYHIMWELLDDMGIREDVLAMEESDGIDYLTEQLNNALEMTSSENMFVQYMQRHLPKTPVVVFVTGIGEIFPLIRAHKVLNTMHQIVTSVPVVFFYPGTYDSLSLSMFGESKEDNYYRAFQIN; encoded by the coding sequence ATGACAGATACAGTTTTGAAATTAAAGCATTTAAGAGAAAAGGTTGCTGATCCAGATTTTCAACAGAGTCGAGGATTATCCAATGAAGTTTCTTATTATATTCTAGCTTTTTCGCCACAAGATCAGCCACTAGTGACCGAGGAGATTGGGTCAATGCGGCAACAGTTGAATCGAGAAACGGTTGGAATTGATATTGTGGAATTTAATCTTTACCACATTATGTGGGAATTGCTTGATGATATGGGAATTCGCGAAGATGTTTTAGCAATGGAAGAAAGCGATGGGATTGATTATCTGACAGAACAGTTAAATAATGCTCTAGAGATGACTAGTTCGGAGAATATGTTTGTACAGTATATGCAACGGCATTTACCCAAGACCCCAGTTGTGGTTTTTGTGACTGGTATTGGTGAAATTTTTCCACTGATTCGCGCACATAAGGTTTTAAACACAATGCATCAAATTGTAACCAGTGTGCCGGTAGTCTTCTTCTACCCTGGCACGTACGACAGTTTAAGTCTCAGTATGTTTGGTGAGTCTAAAGAGGATAACTACTACCGAGCATTCCAAATTAACTAG